The proteins below are encoded in one region of Triticum aestivum cultivar Chinese Spring chromosome 1B, IWGSC CS RefSeq v2.1, whole genome shotgun sequence:
- the LOC123119461 gene encoding silicon efflux transporter LSI2 encodes MALESTAKVVLGCVAFSIFWVLAVFPSVPFMPVGRTAGSLLGAMLMVLFRVMTPEQAYAAIDLPILGLLFGTMVVSIFLERADMFQYLGSMLSWKSRGSKDLLFRVCLVSAVASALFTNDTTCVVLTEFILKVARQNNLPPQPFLLALASSSNIGSSATPIGNPQNLVIAVTSGISFGSFLFGIFPAMIVGVITNTCILLCYFWKHLSVAKERDQESAGGQDVVVADDEVTSHRFTPARMSRANSVNGDADYMNEPIRRSDSMSRSKSYNSEGDRDIQVAIRSVRASSMSQEMVEVSTVCDRRDDGPRKVTRTTSRQRSVIIEDAPEHIFEGDEKEKPHDEEVVKQKKWKVLAWKTAVYLTTLGMLVSLLMGLNMSWTAITAALVLLALDFTDAQACLEKVSYSLLIFFCGMFITVDGFNRTGIPNALWELVEPHARIDSAKGIALLAVVILVLSNVASNVPTVLLLGTRVAASAGAISPASEKKAWLILAWVSTVAGNLTLLGSAANLIVCEQARRAQFHGYNLTFWSHLRFGVPSTIIVTAIGLIIVVSY; translated from the exons atggcaCTTGAGAGCACGGCCAAGGTGGTGCTGGGATGCGTGGCCTTCTCCATCTTCTGGGTGCTGGCCGTCTTCCCGTCCGTGCCCTTCATGCCGGTGGGCCGGACGGCGGGGTCTCTGCTGGGCGCCATGCTCATGGTGCTCTTCCGCGTCATGACCCCCGAGCAGGCCTACGCCGCCATCGACCTCCCCATCCTCGGCCTCCTCTTCGGCACCATGGTCGTCAGCATCTTCCTCGAGCGCGCCGACATGTTCCAGTACCTCGGCAGCATGCTCTCCTGGAAGAGCCGCGGCAGCAAGGACCTTCTCTTCCGCGTCTGCCTCGTCTCCGCCGTCGCCAGCGCGCTCTTCACCAACGACACCACCTGCGTCGTGCTCACCGAGTTCATCCTCAAGGTGGCCCGGCAGAACAACCTGCCCCCGCAGCCCTTCCTCCTCGCCCTCGCCTCCAGCTCCAACATCGGCTCCTCCGCCACGCCCATCGGCAACCCGCAGAACCTCGTCATCGCCGTCACCAGCGGCATCTCCTTCGGCTCCTTCCTCTTCGGCATCTTCCCGGCCATGATCGTGGGAGTCATCACCAACACCTGCATCCTCCTCTGTTACTTCTGGAAGCACCTCTCCGTCGCCAAGGAGCGGGACCAAGAGTCGGCCGGGGGGCAGGACGTCGTTGTGGCCGACGACGAGGTCACCTCGCACCGGTTCACGCCGGCGCGGATGTCGCGCGCCAACTCGGTAAACGGCGACGCCGACTACATGAACGAGCCCATCCGCAGGAGCGACAGCATGAGCAGGAGCAAGAGCTACAACTCCGAGGGCGACCGCGACATCCAGGTCGCCATCAGGTCGGTGCGCGCGTCCAGCATGTCGCAGGAGATGGTGGAGGTGTCCACGGTGTGCGACCGGCGCGACGATGGCCCCCGGAAGGTGACCAGGACGACCAGCCGCCAGCGCAGCGTGATCATCGAGGACGCGCCCGAGCATATCTTCGAGGGCGACGAGAAGGAGAAGCCGCACGACGAGGAGGTGGTGAAGCAGAAGAAGTGGAAGGTGCTCGCGTGGAAGACCGCCGTGTACCTCACGACGCTCGGGATGCTCGTGTCTCTCCTCATGGGGCTCAACATGTCCTGGACCGCCATCACCGCCGCCCTCGTCCTCCTGGCGCTCGATTTCACCGACGCACAAGCATGCCTAGAGAAG GTATCCTACTCGTTGTTGATCTTCTTCTGCGGGATGTTCATAACGGTGGATGGCTTCAACAGAACCGGCATACCCAACGCGCTGTGGGAGCTGGTGGAGCCGCACGCGAGGATCGACAGCGCCAAAGGGATCGCGCTTCTTGCCGTTGTGATTCTTGTTCTTTCAAATGTTGCCTCAAATGTTCCAACCG TGTTGCTTCTCGGCACAAGAGTGGCAGCATCCGCTGGCGCCATCTCACCGGCTTCAGAGAAGAAAGCCTGGCTCATACTAGCTTGGGTCAGTACGGTGGCGGGCAACCTCACCCTTCTGGGCTCAGCTGCGAACCTGATCGTGTGTGAGCAGGCGCGGCGGGCGCAGTTCCATGGCTACAACCTCACCTTCTGGAGCCACCTTCGTTTCGGCGTGCCGTCGACGATCATCGTCACCGCTATTGGCCTCATTATCGTCGTTAGCTACTGA